The following are encoded in a window of Dysidea avara chromosome 4, odDysAvar1.4, whole genome shotgun sequence genomic DNA:
- the LOC136252990 gene encoding solute carrier family 2, facilitated glucose transporter member 8-like, with translation MLKTPSQEEFELEVLKDPTKEEELSDADASTQIQGHEEKPTSPSATRIWPATYVCTVVASGFLLLGFSMGFNSPVLSSLKSRTGYTSLQKTLDQDIFNFTFLIGLTLITPFSGYLTDRFGRKLSIILCCIPYTFGWLIVVLTVSTDGPAFRPLLYIGRFVVGVAAGWTSVCFNAYVAEVSPSRYRSTFIVLNGLMLTVGLFLAQLIGVYISYYWLAMIPLAFTVIFVLFSTTITETPRWLLIQGRKSDAVKTLAWFNGPKSNVGEEIQKLEEGISSEKLSVFDVFREFKNRSVYHPVILACFVTFFLELSGISAVIFNVEDIFKKGNVKSPGLTSSFATGGVQIVSSFIGIFTTFVFGRRTLLMISYSVASLSHAVMGVYEYLNNEPYCHPPDDPQCKSDLYPLAIVCVALFIASYSAGIAATSFPLLVELVPLRVRGVGIGLSLFVNGSIAAVIAGLFNSYEILVKPWGVFWTFSLTCFIAFWFVAVFIPETKGKSLEEIEHTFDKRR, from the exons ATGCTCAAAACACCGTCTCAGGAAGAATTTGAACTAGAAGTGTTGAAGGATCCGACTAAGGAAGAGGAGTTGAGTGATGCGGATGCCAGTACGCAGATTCAGGGGCACGAAGAAAAACCTACTAGTCCTAGTGCTACTCGCATTTGGCCTGCCACTTACGTCTGCACTGTTGTGGCGTCTGGATTTCTTTTGCTAGGCTTTAGCATGGGTTTTAATTCACCTGTGTTGAGCAGCCTTAAGAGCAGAACAGGGTACACGTCACTGCAGAAGACACTGGATCAAGACATCTTTAAT TTCACCTTTTTAATTGGACTTACTCTCATCACTCCATTCAGTGGATATTTGACAGATCGTTTTGGACGTAAACTGTCTATTATTTTATGTTGTATTCCTTACACCTTTGGATGGTTGATAGTAGTTCTCACTGTGTCCACTGATGGTCCTGCATTCAGACCACTCCTCTATATTGGACGTTTTGTGGTTGGTGTTGCTGCTGGATGGACTTCTGTTTGTTTTAAT GCATATGTTGCTGAAGTGTCTCCAAGTCGTTATCGGAGTACATTTATTGTACTGAATGGATTGATGCTAACAGTTGGATTGTTCCTTGCTCAACTAATTGGAGTGTACATTTCTTATTACTGGCTAGCGATGATCCCCCTAGCTTTCACAGTTATTTTTGTACTGTTTTCCACAACTATCACAGAAACACCGCGATGGCTGCTTATACAAGGTAGGAAATCTGATGCTGTGAAAACTTTAGCATGGTTTAATGGACCTAAAAGTAATGTTGGGGAAGAGATTCAAAAGCTTGAAGAAGGAATTTCTTCAGAAAAACTTTCAGTGTTTGATGTCTTCCGAGAGTTTAAGAACAGATCTGTTTATCATCCAGTGATCTTggcatgttttgttactttcttccTTGAGTTAAGTGGAATCAGTGCAGTTATATTCAATGTTGAAGACATATTCAAAAAAGGTAATGTAAAATCTCCTGGCCTGACATCATCATTTGCTACAGGAGGTGTCCAAATTGTGTCATCTTTTATTGGAATATTTACAACATTTGTGTTTGGTAGACGAACATTACTTATGATCAGTTACAGTGTAGCAAGTCTAAGTCATGCAGTGATGGGTGTTTATGAATATTTAAACAATGAACCTTATTGTCATCCACCAGATGATCCTCAGTGTAAAAGTGACCTCTACCCACTGGCTATTGTCTGTGTGGCATTGTTTATAGCTAGTTATTCTGCTGGAATAGCTGCTACATCATTCCCTCTATTAGTGGAACTGGTTCCACTTCGTGTTAGAGGAGTAGGGATTGGCCTATCCTTATTTGTCAATGGGAGTATTGCAGCTGTTATTGCTGGACTGTTTAACAGCTATGAAATTCTGGTCAAACCTTGGGGTGTGTTTTGGACATTTAGTTTAACATGTTTCATTGCATTTTGGTTTGTAGCAGTGTTCATTCCAGAAACAAAAGGAAAAAGTTTGGAAGAAATTGAACATACTTTTGACAAGAGAAGGTAA